The sequence below is a genomic window from Halococcus saccharolyticus DSM 5350.
CGCCGTTCGTGAGGTCGTCGTACCGGCTCGTGATCGCCGTCAGGTAGACGATCCCCTGGAACTCGTCGAAGTCGTTCCCGAGCAACGGATACCGGGAGCGGGAGTGCTCTTCCATGATTTCGAGGTTCTCCGCGACGGTGTTCTCGGTCGAGAGTGCGGCGATCTCCTCGCGTGGCACCATGACGTTGCGGATCGGTACATCGCCGGCGACCAGCGCGTTCACCACTTCTTCCCGTCGCTCTCCGGAGATGTCGCTCTCGTCGAGCACCGACTTGAAGCGTTTGTGGAGGTCCGCACGGCTCTCGATGTCCTCGGCCCCGGATTCGAGCCACGCACCCGTCATCTCTACGCCGAACAGCCCGAGGGTCCACTTCGCCGCCCCATCTCCAAAGTGGATGATTGGCCAGGAGATCCGCGTAAACCAGTACAGCGGCGTCGCACCGTACCGACAGACCTGTTTCGAGCGCTCGACGCCGAGATAGGTGGGAGTCTGCTCGCCGTGGGTGAGATGCAACAGGTTGATGATGAGGAAGGCGAGAATCGCCCCCGCACCGACCGACGCGAGAACCGTCCCGCCGAACAGCGGCTCGAAGATGGCTGCGATCGCGGGCTCGGCCACGATACCGACCGCGATGCTCGAAGAGGTGATCCCGACCTGGCAGCTAGTCAGGTATATCTCCAAGTCCTCCGTCATCTCCCACGCACGTTCCAGTCCCGGCTCCATGAACTCGTCTCTGGTGTACTGCTGGGCACGCGTCAGCGCGAACTCGATCGCGACGAAGAACCCGTTCGCGAGGATCAGGGCGACACCCACGATGAGCCGCACGACGATCTCGGGAGTGTTCATCGGGCCACCTCCGGGGGCGATCGGGTCGACCCCTCGTGTGGGATGTCCGCTGGCGTCGTCCGGACGGTTCTCCCATCAGCGGACCGGAACCGATCGATCATGCCAGATCACCTTGTGAGTCGAGACGCCCAGACTCCTCCCGACGCTGGGCTCGCTCGTAGACGTCGATGGGGTCTTCGAGCTCGCCCATGACCTCCTCGAAGGCGTCGGTCGCGGTGAGCAGGCCGACGATCTCGCCGTCCTCGGTCACGAGCGCGAGTTCCTGATTTTCCGCCTGGAACCGGTCGATCGCGTCGCTGACCTCCTCGTCGGCCGGCAGCGTCATCGGCGACGCGGCGATCTCCTCGATGCCGACTTCGCCGTCCCGGAACGCCTCGATCCGGTTCGTGAGTTCCGCGAGGTAGACGATTCCCCGGAGGTCACCGTCGTCATCGCCGAACAACGGGAATCGAAGATGAGGATTGTCCTCGACGACCGCGAGGTTCTCGGCGGGCGAGTTCTCGGTCGAGAGCGCGGCGATCTCCTCACGCGGCACCATGATGTTCTGAACGGTCATCTCACCGACGGCCAGCGCGTTCATCACCTCCTCGTGGCGCTCCTCGGGGAGGTCGCCCTCAGCGAGCACCGATCCCAGCCGTCGATGGAGGTCCGCACGGCCCTCGATCACGTCGACTTCGGATTCGAGCCACGCGCCGGTCATCTCCACGCCGAACAGCCTGAGGGTCCATTTCGCCACTCTGTCCCCGAGATCGAGGATCGGTCGGATGGCGCGTGTGAACCAGTACAGCGGGGTCGCGCCGTAGCGGCAGACCTGTCGCGACCGCTCGACACCCAGATACGTCGGCGTCTGTTCGCCGTAGACCTTGTGTACCAGGCTCACGATGAGGAACGCCAAGAGCACGCCCGCGCCGATCGACCCGAGAACCGTCCCGCCGAACAGCGGCTCGAAGATCGCCGCGAGCGCCGGTTCGGCCACGATACCCAGCGAGACGCTGGCGGCGGTGATGCCGACCTGACACCCCGTGAGGTAGATCTCGAGCTCCTCGGTCATCGCCCACGCACGTTCGAGCCCGGTGTTGCCCGGCTCCACGAACTCGGATTCGGGGTACTGCCGGGCACGGGTCAGCGCGAACTCGATCGCGACGAAGAACCCGTTCGCGAGGATGAGTGCGGCCCCTGCGATGAGTCTACCGACGATTTCGAGCAGTTGCATTGGCTACTGCTTTCGGTATGTCGTCGGTGGAGCAAAAAGGCTGGGTCTTCCCGGCGACCTGCGACCGGAGCAGTCGATTCAGTCGAGTTCGACGGGGGCTTCCTGGCTCGCGTCGTCGAGTCGGATCGCGCGGCCGGCCTCGGAGGAACGGTAGATCGCGTCGATCACGCGCTGGACGGTGATCCCTTGCTCGATCGTGTTGCGTTCGGGCGGCTCGCCGCGCTCGATCGCATCGAGGAACGCGCGCTGTTCGGCCA
It includes:
- a CDS encoding CNNM domain-containing protein translates to MNTPEIVVRLIVGVALILANGFFVAIEFALTRAQQYTRDEFMEPGLERAWEMTEDLEIYLTSCQVGITSSSIAVGIVAEPAIAAIFEPLFGGTVLASVGAGAILAFLIINLLHLTHGEQTPTYLGVERSKQVCRYGATPLYWFTRISWPIIHFGDGAAKWTLGLFGVEMTGAWLESGAEDIESRADLHKRFKSVLDESDISGERREEVVNALVAGDVPIRNVMVPREEIAALSTENTVAENLEIMEEHSRSRYPLLGNDFDEFQGIVYLTAITSRYDDLTNGEIGIEELATPPMTLPADEEVSDAVDRFQTERQELALVEDDGEIVGLLTATDAFEEVMGELEDPLDEEAQRERRHGRGSPTGD
- a CDS encoding CNNM domain-containing protein, yielding MQLLEIVGRLIAGAALILANGFFVAIEFALTRARQYPESEFVEPGNTGLERAWAMTEELEIYLTGCQVGITAASVSLGIVAEPALAAIFEPLFGGTVLGSIGAGVLLAFLIVSLVHKVYGEQTPTYLGVERSRQVCRYGATPLYWFTRAIRPILDLGDRVAKWTLRLFGVEMTGAWLESEVDVIEGRADLHRRLGSVLAEGDLPEERHEEVMNALAVGEMTVQNIMVPREEIAALSTENSPAENLAVVEDNPHLRFPLFGDDDGDLRGIVYLAELTNRIEAFRDGEVGIEEIAASPMTLPADEEVSDAIDRFQAENQELALVTEDGEIVGLLTATDAFEEVMGELEDPIDVYERAQRREESGRLDSQGDLA